The following are from one region of the Candidatus Bathyarchaeia archaeon genome:
- a CDS encoding PUA domain-containing protein, with the protein MPNISLRMGSVERERARPLDLIKLRGLADYQFGRGAGAALFPEEGVELVRSKATGRIRTIYRHGALLATLRPSDGFLALTEEGAKAIIERLSPPPNRVIVRGDVGDFIREGRSVFAKHVVDADPELRPGEEAIVLDEAGELLGVGRALMSAAEMLSASRGVAVRIRRGVPKGGGGPQQA; encoded by the coding sequence TAGGCCCCTAGACCTTATCAAATTGAGGGGTTTGGCCGATTATCAATTCGGGCGCGGCGCGGGCGCGGCCCTGTTCCCAGAGGAAGGGGTGGAGCTGGTTCGATCCAAGGCCACGGGCCGGATAAGGACCATCTATAGGCATGGCGCCCTATTGGCGACCCTGAGGCCCAGTGACGGCTTCTTGGCTTTAACCGAAGAGGGCGCCAAGGCGATAATCGAGCGCCTGAGTCCCCCGCCGAATAGGGTGATCGTCAGGGGGGATGTGGGCGATTTCATAAGGGAGGGGCGAAGCGTTTTCGCGAAGCACGTCGTTGATGCCGACCCGGAGCTCAGGCCGGGGGAGGAAGCGATCGTTTTAGACGAGGCGGGGGAGCTGCTGGGGGTCGGGAGGGCCCTCATGAGCGCGGCTGAGATGCTAAGCGCTTCGAGAGGCGTGGCCGTGAGGATCAGGAGGGGTGTGCCAAAAGGCGGGGGAGGGCCCCAGCAAGCTTAA